CCTGGCGTTGGAACACCACTTGCATTGAGCAGGAGATTACCCTGGTTGTCGCGTGCATAATCGAATGCAGCGATCTGGAATGCGGACATACCTACAACATGTTTACTGAAAGCATTACCCGTTCTGGATGCGTCCATCTGCATATCAGTCAGACCATCTGTCAGCTGCATTACAGTATTCTGGTTATGGGTGTAGTTGAAAGAGGTAGTCCAGCTGAAGGTGCTCAATTTAACCGGTGTAACGGATACGAGTAACTCGATACCTTTGTTCTGGATTTCACCAAAGTTCACGATTTTGGTAGCAAAGCCGGAAGTAGAAGATACTGTACTTGCTACGATATCGTTTTTAGTAGTTCTTTTATACCATGCGAAGTCTACACTCAGTCTGTTTTTGAAGAAAGCTAACTGTGTACCTGCTTCAATTTCAGTTCCCTGTAATGGTTTCAGTTCCTTGTTAGCGATTTCTGTAGGCATGTTACCAATAGTCTGGCCATTGATAGCAGCACCAGCAAGTGTAGAATAATACAGCTGTGTTTTGAATGCTTCCGCATCGCCACCCACCTGAGAAACACCTGCACGGATTTTAGCAAGCGTTAACCAGTCTGTTCTGAGGTTTTCAGACAGCAGGTAAGAGATACTTGCAGAAGGGTAGTTATAAGAGTTATTTCCTTTAGGCAGTGTGCTGGACCAGTCGTTACGATCGGTCAGGTTCAGGAACAACATGTTTTTATAGCCAACTTCCGCAGAACCGAATACAGAGTGTATTTCTTTTGTAGGCTCAGAGAGGTTAGGAGATACAGCAGAACCGGTACCTGGGTTATAAACGTTTTTATAAGCCAGACCGTCAGCGTTCATCGTGAGGTCGGATCTGTCCTGACGCATGAAGTTACCACCAGCGGTTACATTCAGGGAGATATTACCTAATTTTTTATTGGCAGTGATGCTACCTTCAGCGTTCAATTCATTGAAGGTGCTGGTTTGCTGGCCAACGAGTTTACCACTGTGTTTGAAAGCGATACCATAAGGCCAGATGCTTTGCGCAGTAAACGTATAGTAGTCATTGCTCAGACGGCCTTGTACTGATAACCAGTCCAGTGCCTGGTATTTCAGGCTGGCAGTACCCGTAACCCTGTTCCTGGTGGTCAGGTTGGTCGCTTTTGCAGCTGCGAAATAAGGGTTGGTATTGTATTGGTTACTGTTGAATTCAGTTTCAAAACCTGATGCAGGGTCCCATCCTGGCGCGAGTGCTTTTGCAGGCACGTTGTTAGGGAGGAACATGATAGCGAAGTTACCGTTTGCAGGTGCATCGGATACGTTGGAACGGTTAGCGCGTTCTTTTGTATACATGATGCTGGCGCTACCAGACCATTTGTCGCTCAGTTTGAATCCGAGGTCCAGGGAGGCGTTATTACGTTTGTAATAAGAACCAGGATAAACACCCAGGTTTCTCAGGTCACCTAAAGACAGGCGGAAAGTGGTATTCTCGTTACCACCGGACATTGCAACCGTATTGGTAACAGTAGAACCAGTACGGTAGAAATCTTTCAGGTGATTTTTGCTGTTGTTGCTGTAAGGAACAGAAGTACCGTTGAAGATAGGTGTTGCTGAACCATCCAGTTTGGCACCCCATGAGAGCAGACCTGTTGCCATGGCACCACCGGCATCAGTAGGTTTGACACCTAAAGTACCCTGACCATAGTCGGTCTGGAAATCGCGGAAGTCATGGATTTTATCAACAGTATAGTTGCTGTTTACTTCAATGCCGAGGCCTTTTCTTAATTTACCTGATTTGGTGGTAATAAGAATTACACCACCTAATGCACGGGAGCCGTACAAAGCAGCAGCGGCGCCACCTTTCAGTACAGTCATATCCTCGATATCATCCGGGTTGATGTTGGAGATACCATCACCCATATCCGCACCACCATAAGTACCAGGGTTACCCATGTTGAGGTTGGCATATGGTACACCGTTTACAACATATAATGGCTGGATGTTTCCCTGTAAGGAGGCCACACCACGAATGTTTACGCGGCTGGAACCACCAGGGCCGGTAGCAGGAGCAGTACTGTTCACACCAGCCACTTTACCAACGAGTGCATTTGCCACGTTGATTTCACGCGCCTGAGTGAAGTCAGATCCTTTTACTTTTGTCATCGCATAACCGATGGCTTTTTCATCTCTTTTAATACCCAATGCGGTTACTACCAGTTCATTGAGGCCGGTAGCACCTTCCAGGAGGCTAACAGATACATCGTCGCTGCTACCTACAGTAATTTCCTGTGCGGCAAAACCAACAAAGCGGAATACTAAAACATCTCCTGCTTTTGCAGCCAGTTTATAGTGACCGGAAGCATCGGTCTGGGTGCCTTTTGCACTGCCTTTAATCATAACGGTAACACCTGGGAGGGGCGTGCCTTTGGCGTCTTTAACGGTACCATGAACATCCTTCTGCTGGAAGTTGGCGTGCAGTGCTGTGGAGTTGGCCACCTTTTCAGCCGCTGCAGCAAAAGTATTCTCCGTAACCATGGTGCTGATTGCAAGCCCGGCTACAGCGCATACTTTCATGAGGCGTAAGTTTTTTTTCATACTTGCCTAATTTTGATTTGGTTTGATAAATGTTTATTTAAACCCGGAGTTCAAGTGAACCGATTATTACGAGTAGTAGTGAATATTTACAGGTCAAGGGACACCAGGTAGTATTATTTATAATTTTCGTATAGTCGTTACAGTTAATTTTATTTGGATCGCTCTTAAGTAGTCGGGGCATTATGCAATAAGTACCATCCGGATATTAAAAAATTGCAAATTTTTTTTGCAAAATTTTTGAAGTGTAAGATGTACGCATTTGTTTTTGATTACATGAATTGTTTTTTCTGCTTTGGAAGGGATGCCTACGACATCCCTTCCAAACCCCTTGAAAATAAAAAAGCCGATCCTTGACAGGACCGGCATCAATTTTTATGCACGCGATTCAAAATAAGACGTTATGATTATTGTACAGGATCCCACCAGAGGTGAGTACCCCCTACATCTTTTTGTACACTTAAAGTGGAAATAGCACGTTGTACGGCCGCTTCATTGGTCTGGTACTCATTGCTAGGGAAAGTGGCCCTTCTCACAAAATCTTCGGTACTGATCTTTCCACCACTATTATTAATAACTACAGGGAATAATTTAGGGTAACCTGTTCTTCTGAACTCAGACCAGGCTTCTTCCCCTTCCGGATACATAGCGATCCATTTCTGTGTGATGATACGTTCCAGGCTACGCTCAAAGGAAGCAGCAGCATCCCATTTGATGGTAACGGTGCTCAGGTGCGGATCACCAGCTTTAACATCATTGGCGCCGGCGGTAATAGCCTTGGGATCGGTATATGGTGCAGGCGTATTGGTGCTGTTATTAATATAGCTGGTGGCATCTCCCAGACCATACTGGTTGAAGGAGGTCTGTATACCTGTCTGGTAGTTGGTTTGTGCGCTACCAGCGCCGGCCCAGCCGCGTAATGCTGCTTCCGCTTTCAGGAACCATGCCTCTGCGGCTGTCATGAGCTGGATCTGGCTGGGGAAAGTGGCAAGCTTGGAATACCCCACATATCTTTCTTTTGCATCTATGTCAATACCATTACGGATACCAATATACTGACCTGCTACTTTAGCATCTGTAGCGGGCAGATAGTATGCCGCCAGTCTTGGGTCTTTATAACCACCCAGTATGGAGGATGCCGGGGCGCCCATACGGATATCATCCCATGAGTTGTTGATGGTATTTAAAGGATGTGTAGTGCTACCTATGTTTACGTTGAAGTTATCGCTTACATCGGATAAGAGACCTGCAGGATCAGCGAGTGCGGCTTCTCCTTCTGTTTTTGCTTTTGCAGGATCAATTTTAACGATGCGGAGTGCGAGTCTCAGACGTAAGGTGTTGGCGAATTTCAGCCATTTGGTATAGCTTCCGCCGTATACCAGGTCTGCTTTGGCGAACAGGGTGCTGCCGGGCTTACCTGCGTAGGGTGTCAGCAGGGCGATGGCATCTTTCAGGTCTGCAAAAAATGCGTAATAGGCATCTTTCTGTGCGTCAAAATCAACACCGCCTTCTGTGTTGGCAACATTATATTTTGTGTAGATGATAGGTCCGAAGATATCACTCACCCGGTGCATGGCTTCTACACGCAATATCTCTGACATCGCCAGGGCATCTGGCAGATTTTTCTGTTTGGAGAAAGCACCGGCATTATACAATGGGTTCATCACATTGGCATAGGCAATAGTAAAGGAAGAACTGGTCCATCCATCGAGGAGGTTATAGTTCAGGTTATTGCTGTTGCCTGCGAATGGTGTGGCCGACATCATATAGCCGCTGAATACATCTCCCAGCAGGTTTTGCTGTAGCTGGAAGGATGGTACCGGCTGATAGAGATATATACTGCGTTGTGCCTGTTGCAGCTGTGCTGCTACGATGGCAAAATCTGCCTGCAGGTCCTGATCGGTAGAACCATAAGGGTTTTTATTGATAGATTCGAAGTTCTTGGTACAGCTGCCGAAGCTCAGTACGGCCGCAACTGCCAGACCTGCTATTTTGAATGTTTTATAATTCATGGCTTGTGTTTTTGTGGTTCAGTGATCGGATTAAAGCACTACTTTCAGATTAAGACCAAAACTGCGTGTAGCTGGTAATCCAAATACGTCCACGCCTTGTAAACCGTTGTCGGTACTCATGCTCAGCTCCGGGTCGTAAGGTGCTTTCTTCGTGAAGAAGAACAGGTTACGGCCTACAAAGCCTACTTTCAGGTCTTTCACCGCTTTGCTGTGCAGCGGAATGCTGTACACGAGCGAAAGCTCTCTGAGTCGTACGTTGGTAGCATCATACATATAATATTCTGTGATACCTGCACGACCCGCTACTGCTCCATAGAAGGTGGCTGCATCGATAGGACCACTGAATTTGCCGCCACTGGCTTTAGTGGCTGCTATGTTTACGCCGCCAGCATTACGGGCGTTTGCGGTGGCTTTTGATACGCCATATTCATCCAGCATCGCCTGTGTAATACTCATTACTTTACCACCAAAACGACCATCGATCAGGAAGTTGAGGGTGAATTGCTTATAGTTAAAGCTGTTGTTCCATCCGAGCAGGAATTTAGGGGTAGGGTTACCGAGATAGGTCAGCGCACCGTCTTTGGCAAGTGGCTTGCCATTGTCATCTACCAGGATACTACCATCTGCTGCACGCTGGAACTGTTTGCCATAGATATCTCCGAAGGAACTGCCTTCATGTAGTACCAGGGCATAGTTATTAACGTTATCGCCTTTAGGGGTAATGGTATAGTCGCCATGTAACTGAGGCGCCAGTTCAATCAGGGTATTTTTATTCCTGGTGAAGTTGAAGGTGGTGGTCCATCCCAGGTTTTTCTGTTTGATCACCTGGTAACCTAAAGTGGCCTCAATACCCGTATTGCGAACATTACCAGCATTGATAAAGGCATTAGGGTAAAGGAAGCCACTCGATATGCGGAAATCGAAGTATTGATCTTTTGTATGTGAATTGTACCAGGTGAAATCAAAATTCAGCCTGTTATCCAGGAAGCGCCATTCTGTACCTAATTCCACGGAAGTGGTCATTTCAGGTTTCAGTGGCTGGCCCAGGAAAGAACCGGAGGTATTTGATGTCAGGATACCCGAAGAAATAGTGTTGGTGGGTAAGGTGGAAAAAGGTGCTACGTCGTTACCTACTTTAGCATAGGATAAACGTACTTTTCCATAATCAGCCCAAGATGGGAACTTCACCAGGTCGGTAATGATGGTGTTCAGACCTGCACTGTAATACAGGTAGCCTTTTTTCATATTCGGCGTATATGCCAGGGTCGATGACCAGTCATTACGTCCGGTTAAATCTAAAAACACTTTCTCACGGAAATTCAGTCCTGCTGTGGCAAACACGGATTGCAGCTGCCTTCTCAGACCGCCAGGAACTACTTTGGTGGCGGAATTGAGGTTCAGGTTACCGATATGGAATACGTTGGCAAATGCCAGGTCTCCATCTTTGGAATCGAGGAAGGTACGGTCCTGTTTGAGATCAGTGATGCTGCTACCTAAGGTGAAGTTCAGGCCAAAGTTATTGGAGATCTTAGGGGTACCGGTTAAGAGTACATCACCGTAATATTGGGTACTGGTGATATAATCGTAGGTATAGCGGCCGTTGTTGTCTGCGATGGTTGTTTGTGTACCGGCATTGGCTTTCAGCTCATACTTATCCCATGATTTATTGGCGTTTCCTCTGGCCTGAATAGTCAGCCACTTGTTGAGTGTATACTTCAACGTAATGGCTGCTATCAGGTTGTCTTTCCTGTTCTCTGTTACGTTCCTGTTGAGGATCCAATAAGGGTTCTGTTGTGAGTCCTGTCCGCTTTTCCCTTCATCGTAGTTAAGGTTCCACCAGTTTTGGAGATACATATTCCGGGTAGGAGAGAAGTACTCAAACTGGTTTTTATATGATTGAAAATCCAATCCGCGTGGGAAGAGGTACAAACCGGTCAAAGCATTGTAGTATAAACCTGAGCTTGGACGGTTATGTGCGTTCTGGGTGGTGGCCAGTACGTTCGCATCGATGTTCAGCCTGTCGTTCAGGAAGCTGGCATTTTCCCTGAAGTTAACGGTATGCTGATCAAATTTTGAGGTAGGCAGAATTCCTTTATTCGTAGTATTTGAATAGGAGAAATAAGTCTGCGCTTTATCTGTACCACCGGCTACGTTGATACTGTTGATCCAGGTGGTACCATTCTGGAAGAATGATTTCACGTGATCGGGGCTGCTGCCTTTAGGGCCCCAGCTATAGAGGTTGTCTTTGTTTGTCTGCAGGTATTCATACTGCAGGTCTGGCTTATAGGCAGGGTTATCCAGTGTGAAGTTGGAAGAGTAGTTTACTCTTGCCTGTCCTGCTTTTCCTTTTTTGGTGGTGATCATGATAACACCGTTGGCAGCCTGGCTACCATACAATGCGGAGGCAGAGGCGCCTTTGAGTACGTTCACGCTTTCGATGTCGTCGGGGTTGATGGTACTGAGAATGTCTCCACCATCCCTGCCCCCTGAGGATGCTCCTGATGATTGTCCCCAGAGGTCAGTGGGTTGTGCACTGGTGAAGTTCGCAATAGGAACGCCGTCTACCACATAAAGGGGTTGGTTTTCACGAATGGATTTCTGGCCGCGCAATACTACTCTTGCAGAACCGGCAACGCCGCTGGCGCTGCGGTTTACCTGCAATCCGGAAATTTTCCCGGACAAACTATTGACCACATTGGTCTCTTTAACAGTTGTCAGCTCTTCATTTTTGACAGACTGTGTGGAATATGTTAACTCTTTTGCCTTACGTTGAATACCCAATGCGGTAACAACTAATTCGTTCAGGCCTCTGACATTATCGTCCAGTACTACTTTCAGACTACTGCCATTACCTACTGGCACTTCTTTTACGCCGAATCCAACTGAACTGAATATTAATATATCGCCTGATTTGGCTTCCAGCGTAAACGCACCATCAGCGTTTGTTTGAGTACCTCTGGATGTACCCTTCACCTGAACTGTTACTCCCGGCAGCGCATTTCCTTTATTATCACGGACAGTTCCAGTCACCTCTTTGTTCTGGAAAATGCTGGTGTAGGATAGCCCGGGCTCATTAAGACCGGCCGCCCTCACCTGTGCATTGTCTGCAATTATGCTAGTGAGGGCAACTCCTGCTGCCAGACACACTTTCATAAGGCGTAGATTGTTTTTCATACATGCCTTTTTTTGGTTAATAAATGGAATTATAGATGATAGATTTTCTCAAACGGAACTACATCTTATTTTGGTCGTCGCATGCCATCTCCAATAAGCCCTTCGGCTTTTGGTTAACGGGTGGTCCTTTTTACGGCCACGCGAAAGATTGGGAGAGAATTGTCAGGTGTTTTCTTTTACATCATTGGCTGAACGCTTGGCTTAGATTATTATATTTTGATGGTATAATGCATAGGTAGTCGCACGGAAATTACCTTGGTACTATCCGGATTAAAAAAAAATGCAAAAAAAAATTGCAATAGGGGTTAACCATATATTTTTTTAGGGAGATATTAGCGCAGGTCCCACCAGAGTGGTGTACCACCTTCATCAGGTCCTTTCAGCGTGGCCACGGCTCTGGCAACAGCTTTGGGGTTAGTCGTCAATTCTGTTGAAGGCATCGGCAGCCTTCTGATAAATTTGTTTGTATTAATAGTGCCGCCACTATTATTGACTACTACAGGAAATAATTTGGGATAACCTGTACGCCTGAACTCCGACCATGCTTCCTGCCCTTCGGGAAACATCGCAATCCATTTCTGGGTAATGATTCTTTCCAGTTTTTCCTCATACAGCGCATGGTCATTCCATTTAATGGTGATTGTGCTGAGATGAGGGTCGCCTTCCAATACATTGTTGGCGGCGTTTTGGGGATCTTTATACGGAGCAGGCCTGCTGCTGTCATTATTCAGATAGTCGTCTACGTTAGGTATACTATACTGACGGAAAGAAGTACTGATGCCCCTGGCATAATTACTGCCGGCATCTCCTGCATTGCTCCAGCCGTTCAGTGCGGCCTCTGCTTTCAGGAACCAGGCTTCCGCAGCTGTCATAAACTGGATTTTGTTGTCGAATTTTACCAGCATGGAGAACCCGGTATATTCTTCTTTCGCTGAGATATTAATGCCGTTGCGGATGCCATGATAGGCATTTGCGCCGGCATCAGTAGGTACAAAGTAGTGTGGCAGCCTGGGGTCTTTATACCCGGTAAGAATAGATTCCATCGGCGCCCCCATCCTGATGTCGGCCCAGTTATAACAGATGATGTTGAGCGGATGTGTAACGGGAGCTATGTTAACGGCAAAGTTGTCTTCAGGTGTGGTTAGTAGTCCTAATGGATTACTCAAAGCGGCCTCTCCTTCCAGTTTCCCCTTAACATGGTCCACGCCGTAGATGCGTACGGCCAGCCGTAACCGCAGGGTGTTGGCAAACTTGACCCACTTCAGGTAATCTCCCTTATATACCAGGTCAAAATTGGTAAACCTGGAAACGGCATGTGCATTCACAGAATCAGTCAGCACTTTAATAGCGGCATCCAGGTCCTGGAAGAAATGGTAATAGGCATCCTGTTGTGA
The Chitinophaga sp. Cy-1792 genome window above contains:
- a CDS encoding SusC/RagA family TonB-linked outer membrane protein, yielding MKKNLRLMKVCAVAGLAISTMVTENTFAAAAEKVANSTALHANFQQKDVHGTVKDAKGTPLPGVTVMIKGSAKGTQTDASGHYKLAAKAGDVLVFRFVGFAAQEITVGSSDDVSVSLLEGATGLNELVVTALGIKRDEKAIGYAMTKVKGSDFTQAREINVANALVGKVAGVNSTAPATGPGGSSRVNIRGVASLQGNIQPLYVVNGVPYANLNMGNPGTYGGADMGDGISNINPDDIEDMTVLKGGAAAALYGSRALGGVILITTKSGKLRKGLGIEVNSNYTVDKIHDFRDFQTDYGQGTLGVKPTDAGGAMATGLLSWGAKLDGSATPIFNGTSVPYSNNSKNHLKDFYRTGSTVTNTVAMSGGNENTTFRLSLGDLRNLGVYPGSYYKRNNASLDLGFKLSDKWSGSASIMYTKERANRSNVSDAPANGNFAIMFLPNNVPAKALAPGWDPASGFETEFNSNQYNTNPYFAAAKATNLTTRNRVTGTASLKYQALDWLSVQGRLSNDYYTFTAQSIWPYGIAFKHSGKLVGQQTSTFNELNAEGSITANKKLGNISLNVTAGGNFMRQDRSDLTMNADGLAYKNVYNPGTGSAVSPNLSEPTKEIHSVFGSAEVGYKNMLFLNLTDRNDWSSTLPKGNNSYNYPSASISYLLSENLRTDWLTLAKIRAGVSQVGGDAEAFKTQLYYSTLAGAAINGQTIGNMPTEIANKELKPLQGTEIEAGTQLAFFKNRLSVDFAWYKRTTKNDIVASTVSSTSGFATKIVNFGEIQNKGIELLVSVTPVKLSTFSWTTSFNYTHNQNTVMQLTDGLTDMQMDASRTGNAFSKHVVGMSAFQIAAFDYARDNQGNLLLNASGVPTPGPVKYMGSAIAPNIGGWNNEFNYKRFGLAFLIDFKSGGYMYSGTNANAYAMGLSKETLPGREGGVKVTGIDPNGNKVTNTVTAQNYYGALSGISALQVYKSDFIKFRSVSLTYNFPASAFNNKISGLSLSLVGRNLFYISKHTPNIDPESSYNNASGQGLEYAGVPTTSSYGLNLNVKF
- a CDS encoding SusD/RagB family nutrient-binding outer membrane lipoprotein is translated as MNYKTFKIAGLAVAAVLSFGSCTKNFESINKNPYGSTDQDLQADFAIVAAQLQQAQRSIYLYQPVPSFQLQQNLLGDVFSGYMMSATPFAGNSNNLNYNLLDGWTSSSFTIAYANVMNPLYNAGAFSKQKNLPDALAMSEILRVEAMHRVSDIFGPIIYTKYNVANTEGGVDFDAQKDAYYAFFADLKDAIALLTPYAGKPGSTLFAKADLVYGGSYTKWLKFANTLRLRLALRIVKIDPAKAKTEGEAALADPAGLLSDVSDNFNVNIGSTTHPLNTINNSWDDIRMGAPASSILGGYKDPRLAAYYLPATDAKVAGQYIGIRNGIDIDAKERYVGYSKLATFPSQIQLMTAAEAWFLKAEAALRGWAGAGSAQTNYQTGIQTSFNQYGLGDATSYINNSTNTPAPYTDPKAITAGANDVKAGDPHLSTVTIKWDAAASFERSLERIITQKWIAMYPEGEEAWSEFRRTGYPKLFPVVINNSGGKISTEDFVRRATFPSNEYQTNEAAVQRAISTLSVQKDVGGTHLWWDPVQ
- a CDS encoding SusC/RagA family TonB-linked outer membrane protein → MKNNLRLMKVCLAAGVALTSIIADNAQVRAAGLNEPGLSYTSIFQNKEVTGTVRDNKGNALPGVTVQVKGTSRGTQTNADGAFTLEAKSGDILIFSSVGFGVKEVPVGNGSSLKVVLDDNVRGLNELVVTALGIQRKAKELTYSTQSVKNEELTTVKETNVVNSLSGKISGLQVNRSASGVAGSARVVLRGQKSIRENQPLYVVDGVPIANFTSAQPTDLWGQSSGASSGGRDGGDILSTINPDDIESVNVLKGASASALYGSQAANGVIMITTKKGKAGQARVNYSSNFTLDNPAYKPDLQYEYLQTNKDNLYSWGPKGSSPDHVKSFFQNGTTWINSINVAGGTDKAQTYFSYSNTTNKGILPTSKFDQHTVNFRENASFLNDRLNIDANVLATTQNAHNRPSSGLYYNALTGLYLFPRGLDFQSYKNQFEYFSPTRNMYLQNWWNLNYDEGKSGQDSQQNPYWILNRNVTENRKDNLIAAITLKYTLNKWLTIQARGNANKSWDKYELKANAGTQTTIADNNGRYTYDYITSTQYYGDVLLTGTPKISNNFGLNFTLGSSITDLKQDRTFLDSKDGDLAFANVFHIGNLNLNSATKVVPGGLRRQLQSVFATAGLNFREKVFLDLTGRNDWSSTLAYTPNMKKGYLYYSAGLNTIITDLVKFPSWADYGKVRLSYAKVGNDVAPFSTLPTNTISSGILTSNTSGSFLGQPLKPEMTTSVELGTEWRFLDNRLNFDFTWYNSHTKDQYFDFRISSGFLYPNAFINAGNVRNTGIEATLGYQVIKQKNLGWTTTFNFTRNKNTLIELAPQLHGDYTITPKGDNVNNYALVLHEGSSFGDIYGKQFQRAADGSILVDDNGKPLAKDGALTYLGNPTPKFLLGWNNSFNYKQFTLNFLIDGRFGGKVMSITQAMLDEYGVSKATANARNAGGVNIAATKASGGKFSGPIDAATFYGAVAGRAGITEYYMYDATNVRLRELSLVYSIPLHSKAVKDLKVGFVGRNLFFFTKKAPYDPELSMSTDNGLQGVDVFGLPATRSFGLNLKVVL
- a CDS encoding SusD/RagB family nutrient-binding outer membrane lipoprotein produces the protein MRSWINKIVPVLLTAMLLSACTKRFGEINKNPYDFTEEELNADFQLMGEPLSQAQLNLLIYNDPPTAQLQQNLNADVFSGYMMSPNPFEDNNNNTTYGLRYYWNIKPWLVTYGNVMKSCDFAQEKAVGKYPEFYAWAQILKVEAMHRLSDIYGPIIYSHYGQINADKSIDYDSQQDAYYHFFQDLDAAIKVLTDSVNAHAVSRFTNFDLVYKGDYLKWVKFANTLRLRLAVRIYGVDHVKGKLEGEAALSNPLGLLTTPEDNFAVNIAPVTHPLNIICYNWADIRMGAPMESILTGYKDPRLPHYFVPTDAGANAYHGIRNGINISAKEEYTGFSMLVKFDNKIQFMTAAEAWFLKAEAALNGWSNAGDAGSNYARGISTSFRQYSIPNVDDYLNNDSSRPAPYKDPQNAANNVLEGDPHLSTITIKWNDHALYEEKLERIITQKWIAMFPEGQEAWSEFRRTGYPKLFPVVVNNSGGTINTNKFIRRLPMPSTELTTNPKAVARAVATLKGPDEGGTPLWWDLR